The following coding sequences are from one Phycisphaerales bacterium AB-hyl4 window:
- the nth gene encoding endonuclease III codes for MKTPPAPTPIPLAEKRRAGRVYRKLEKTYPHATCALKHRNAFELLVATILSAQCTDERVNMTTPALFEKYPTPAALAASKPADVEKLIRSTGFYRNKAKSIRGAAQTIVDHHAGEVPDTMDELLKLPGVARKTANVVLGNAFNQNVGVVVDTHVTRLSNRLGFTTHKDAKKIERDLMPLFPRKNWTMLSHLLIFHGRAICKARKPKCESCPLLKDCPQIGVPT; via the coding sequence ATGAAAACGCCCCCCGCACCAACCCCCATCCCTCTCGCCGAAAAACGCCGCGCGGGCCGCGTCTACCGCAAGCTCGAAAAAACCTATCCCCACGCCACCTGCGCCCTGAAGCATCGCAACGCCTTCGAACTGCTCGTCGCCACCATCCTCTCCGCCCAATGCACAGACGAGCGGGTGAACATGACCACCCCCGCACTTTTTGAAAAGTACCCCACCCCCGCCGCGCTCGCCGCATCCAAGCCGGCCGACGTTGAAAAGCTCATCCGCTCCACCGGCTTCTATCGCAACAAAGCCAAGTCCATCCGTGGCGCCGCCCAAACCATCGTCGACCACCACGCCGGCGAAGTGCCCGACACCATGGACGAACTGCTCAAACTCCCCGGCGTCGCCCGCAAGACCGCCAACGTCGTCCTCGGCAACGCCTTCAACCAAAACGTCGGCGTCGTCGTTGACACACACGTCACCCGCCTGAGCAACCGCCTCGGCTTCACCACACACAAAGACGCGAAAAAAATCGAACGCGACCTCATGCCTCTCTTCCCCCGAAAAAACTGGACCATGCTCAGCCACCTGCTCATCTTCCACGGCCGCGCGATCTGCAAAGCCCGAAAACCCAAATGCGAATCATGCCCGCTCCTCAAAGACTGCCCTCAAATCGGCGTCCCCACCTGA
- a CDS encoding PqqD family protein: MSQRPPRMTNEMLLDAIPVVNQAVKARQHGKAMELIVPLRQTWWMGPPLSWVFPFREERRIALDAVGQEVWRSCNGRRTTEQIIERFANKYNVRFHDARLAVTQFLRSLLERNLVALVLPEQDSGQPSAGPGQVTASDN, translated from the coding sequence ATGAGTCAGCGTCCGCCGCGGATGACCAACGAAATGTTGCTGGACGCGATCCCGGTGGTGAACCAGGCGGTTAAGGCGCGGCAGCATGGCAAGGCGATGGAACTGATCGTGCCGCTTCGTCAGACATGGTGGATGGGGCCGCCGTTAAGTTGGGTATTTCCATTTCGGGAAGAGCGACGAATCGCGCTGGATGCGGTGGGGCAGGAGGTCTGGCGATCGTGTAATGGTCGGCGGACGACGGAGCAGATCATCGAACGTTTCGCAAACAAGTACAATGTGCGTTTCCATGATGCACGGCTGGCTGTGACGCAATTTCTACGGTCGCTGCTGGAGCGGAATCTGGTCGCGCTGGTGTTGCCTGAGCAAGACAGCGGGCAGCCGTCGGCGGGCCCGGGCCAGGTCACAGCGTCTGACAATTGA
- a CDS encoding DUF4149 domain-containing protein, whose product MERPAAFRFTQGLYYLALGTWFGALVMLAIAAAITFRTLEEHAFVLQTGLLHAAGVEPDHAADAPRIFAGEVVGQIIQGLTWLQAICALVAIACLLLQTTLFRRRLANAGRSRANLLRTLLVVGPALVLLLNVFWINPNVWQSREAMYDPARTETQRIEARLIFDHHHRLSERTTGGAALMLAVAVLISPFAFRVTPAPALIERPLPPDQRKNATDYE is encoded by the coding sequence ATGGAACGCCCTGCCGCGTTTCGATTCACGCAAGGCCTCTACTATCTCGCCCTGGGCACATGGTTCGGCGCGCTGGTCATGCTCGCGATCGCCGCCGCCATCACCTTCCGTACCCTCGAAGAGCATGCTTTCGTGCTCCAGACCGGTCTCCTGCATGCCGCGGGCGTCGAGCCCGACCACGCTGCCGACGCGCCACGCATCTTTGCCGGCGAGGTCGTCGGCCAGATCATCCAAGGCCTCACCTGGCTCCAGGCCATCTGCGCCCTCGTCGCCATCGCCTGCCTCCTCCTCCAAACCACCCTCTTCCGCCGCCGCCTCGCAAACGCCGGCCGATCGCGCGCCAACCTCCTGCGAACCCTGCTCGTCGTCGGCCCCGCCCTCGTCCTCCTGCTCAACGTCTTCTGGATCAACCCCAACGTCTGGCAGTCCCGCGAAGCCATGTACGATCCCGCCCGCACCGAAACCCAGCGCATCGAGGCCCGTCTCATCTTCGACCACCACCACCGCCTCAGCGAGCGCACCACCGGCGGCGCTGCTCTCATGCTCGCCGTCGCTGTGCTCATTTCCCCCTTCGCCTTCCGCGTCACCCCCGCCCCTGCCCTCATCGAACGCCCCTTGCCCCCCGACCAACGAAAAAACGCCACCGACTACGAATAA
- a CDS encoding SAM-dependent methyltransferase, with protein sequence MADETCPYVSRGGLKLAAALDAFGIDPTGYVCADLGCSTGGFTDCLLQRGAARVYAVDTAYGELAWKLRQDERVDVRERTNALHFDPWAEVAGFQGCDLVVLDLGWTVQARAVPAAMRWLRREADANATGEIVSLIKPHYEASGQAMGSRGGGRGGRGGVLDEAAAERVLGEVLEAMPTMGVRSRGHVMSPIRGGKGGNIEYLAYLELVGRDS encoded by the coding sequence ATGGCGGACGAAACGTGCCCGTACGTGTCGCGCGGCGGGTTGAAGCTGGCGGCGGCGCTGGATGCCTTCGGCATTGATCCGACGGGGTATGTGTGTGCGGACCTGGGCTGCTCGACGGGTGGATTTACGGATTGCCTGCTGCAGCGAGGGGCGGCGCGGGTGTACGCGGTGGATACGGCCTACGGCGAACTTGCCTGGAAACTGCGGCAGGATGAGCGGGTGGATGTGCGCGAGCGGACGAACGCGCTGCACTTCGACCCGTGGGCCGAGGTAGCGGGTTTTCAGGGGTGTGACCTGGTGGTGCTGGACCTTGGGTGGACGGTGCAGGCACGAGCGGTGCCGGCGGCGATGCGGTGGTTGCGTCGTGAGGCGGATGCGAATGCCACGGGTGAGATTGTGAGTTTGATCAAGCCGCACTACGAGGCGAGTGGACAGGCGATGGGCTCGCGTGGCGGGGGGCGGGGGGGCCGTGGCGGCGTGCTGGACGAAGCGGCGGCGGAGCGGGTGCTGGGCGAAGTGCTTGAGGCGATGCCAACAATGGGTGTGCGGTCGCGGGGGCATGTCATGTCGCCGATTCGCGGGGGTAAGGGGGGCAACATTGAATACCTGGCCTACCTGGAACTTGTGGGGAGAGATTCGTGA
- a CDS encoding Rrf2 family transcriptional regulator yields MLSLTRKADYALIAAVYLARQRASDAGPVSAREIGEAFDLPVPVLMNVLKQLASAGLLRSTRGSGGGYELAAEPTAVSLLDVVGAVAEGDVDAGEPTEADAPVAGETVVGALRKRLDGFFQRMTLAELLRDSDSGAGETIVPLRGLD; encoded by the coding sequence ATGCTGAGTCTGACGCGAAAAGCGGATTATGCATTGATCGCGGCGGTGTATCTGGCGCGTCAGCGGGCGAGCGACGCTGGCCCGGTCAGTGCGCGGGAGATCGGCGAGGCGTTTGACCTGCCGGTGCCTGTCCTGATGAACGTGCTGAAGCAGTTGGCGTCGGCGGGGCTGTTGCGGTCGACGCGTGGCTCGGGCGGGGGGTATGAGCTGGCGGCGGAGCCGACGGCGGTGAGCCTGCTGGATGTGGTGGGAGCGGTCGCGGAGGGTGACGTCGATGCTGGTGAGCCGACTGAGGCCGATGCGCCTGTTGCGGGCGAGACGGTCGTCGGGGCGTTGCGAAAGCGGTTGGACGGTTTTTTTCAGCGGATGACGCTGGCGGAACTGTTGCGGGACAGCGATAGCGGCGCGGGCGAGACGATCGTGCCGCTGCGCGGACTGGACTGA
- a CDS encoding ABC transporter ATP-binding protein, whose protein sequence is MTAESPPANSKSEPPNPKSDKKAVIIRTLDLEKRYGEGEAATYALRGVDSTIHRSEFIAVMGPSGSGKSTYFNMIGALDSPSKGRILIDEVDVAQLSATELAFLRCRKIGYIFQQYNLIRYMTALENVTVPMAFAGVTPEDARARGMELLGLVGLADRWDHRPIEMSGGQQQRVAIARSMCNKPRILLADEPTANLDLKTGQAILEILQKINKERGVTVVCSTHDHRLLNICDRIMWIRDGRVERVEERKDLTIKLGRIGGEDE, encoded by the coding sequence ATGACGGCGGAAAGCCCTCCGGCAAATTCGAAATCCGAACCCCCCAATCCGAAATCGGATAAAAAGGCCGTCATCATCCGCACGCTCGATCTTGAGAAGCGGTACGGCGAAGGGGAAGCGGCGACGTACGCATTGCGTGGGGTGGACTCAACGATTCATCGCAGCGAGTTCATCGCTGTCATGGGCCCGTCGGGATCGGGCAAGAGCACGTACTTCAACATGATCGGCGCGTTGGACTCGCCTTCGAAGGGGCGCATCCTCATCGACGAGGTGGACGTCGCGCAACTCTCGGCGACGGAACTCGCGTTCCTGCGCTGTCGCAAGATCGGCTACATCTTCCAGCAGTACAACCTGATCCGCTACATGACCGCCCTGGAGAACGTCACGGTGCCGATGGCCTTCGCGGGCGTGACGCCGGAGGATGCGCGGGCGCGGGGGATGGAGTTGCTGGGGCTGGTCGGCCTGGCCGACCGGTGGGACCATCGGCCGATCGAGATGTCCGGCGGCCAGCAGCAGCGCGTAGCCATTGCCCGGTCCATGTGTAACAAGCCACGCATCCTGCTGGCGGACGAACCCACCGCCAACCTCGACCTGAAAACGGGGCAGGCAATTCTCGAGATTCTTCAGAAGATCAACAAGGAGCGCGGCGTCACCGTCGTCTGCTCGACCCACGATCACCGGCTGCTGAACATCTGCGACCGCATTATGTGGATTCGCGACGGCCGAGTTGAGCGCGTGGAAGAACGCAAGGACCTGACCATCAAGCTCGGCCGTATCGGAGGCGAAGACGAATGA
- a CDS encoding ABC transporter permease: MKPIEARNQVKLGAVRCLQLALSGMSYRLFRSLVTVSILALAVAFLVHMLAYGIIGHETERDAYDELRQSRQLGERITRLAAMDSRQAAERGLAGDNADRHAEYQRWASLSAEELDRAREVARQIRATNQHFMDMPLTQRLPLIGDVEPRGLLDRLRDEDRFDRFVARIEELRVSPPLGDVRAFAELVREGRPWLLGVIERLQAGHVEAIEAVREAYPQRSPRELFADPPDDFVEVLQGAGFAVDYERLAEIRTFAQQMDDIEQITSRITDSTVRAAVARQTNEAPTEVSFDSLMQYLSSQRRADWFAGVLAEAGAPARLSGDRVLELSNEYRRERQLERIVGEEAPEDSGVLFGLPPRTLYLISLSFMVCVVGVANAMLMSVTERFTEIATMKCLGAMDGFVMKMFVFEAVIQGLVGGLVGVVLGILLAALRGLAEYGLLVTSGFAVLTDVAMATLLALSVGIGLAAVAAIGPSWVAARLAPMEAMRVE, from the coding sequence TTGAAGCCGATTGAAGCTCGCAACCAGGTGAAACTCGGTGCCGTGCGGTGCCTGCAACTGGCGTTGTCAGGGATGTCGTACCGGTTGTTTCGCTCGCTGGTGACGGTATCGATTCTAGCGCTGGCGGTGGCGTTCCTGGTACACATGCTTGCGTATGGCATTATTGGTCACGAGACGGAACGGGACGCTTACGACGAGTTGCGACAGAGTCGGCAGCTAGGCGAGCGGATCACCCGTCTCGCGGCGATGGATAGCCGACAGGCAGCGGAGCGGGGGCTCGCAGGTGACAATGCGGATCGGCACGCGGAGTATCAGCGGTGGGCGTCGTTGTCCGCTGAGGAGTTGGACCGGGCACGCGAGGTTGCCCGGCAGATTCGTGCGACGAACCAGCATTTCATGGACATGCCGTTGACGCAGCGATTGCCGTTGATCGGCGACGTCGAGCCCCGAGGTCTGCTGGATCGCCTGCGTGACGAAGATCGCTTCGATCGTTTCGTGGCACGGATCGAGGAGCTTCGCGTATCGCCGCCGCTGGGTGATGTGCGGGCCTTTGCCGAGTTGGTTCGCGAAGGTCGGCCGTGGCTGTTGGGGGTGATCGAGCGGCTGCAAGCGGGGCACGTCGAGGCGATTGAGGCAGTGCGCGAAGCGTATCCGCAGCGTTCGCCGCGCGAGTTGTTCGCCGACCCGCCGGATGATTTTGTGGAGGTGTTGCAGGGGGCGGGCTTCGCGGTTGATTATGAGCGGCTTGCGGAGATTCGCACGTTCGCTCAGCAGATGGACGACATCGAGCAGATCACGTCCCGGATTACCGACAGCACGGTTCGCGCCGCGGTGGCGCGGCAGACCAACGAAGCGCCGACCGAGGTGAGCTTCGATAGTCTCATGCAGTATCTCAGCAGCCAGCGGCGGGCCGACTGGTTCGCCGGCGTGCTTGCCGAGGCGGGCGCACCGGCTCGGCTGTCGGGTGATCGTGTGCTTGAGTTGAGCAACGAGTACCGCCGGGAGCGTCAGCTCGAGCGCATCGTGGGTGAGGAAGCGCCGGAGGACTCAGGCGTGTTGTTCGGTTTGCCGCCGCGGACGCTGTATCTGATTTCGCTGTCTTTTATGGTTTGTGTGGTCGGCGTTGCCAATGCGATGTTGATGTCAGTCACGGAACGCTTCACCGAAATCGCGACCATGAAGTGCCTCGGCGCGATGGACGGTTTCGTGATGAAGATGTTTGTCTTCGAAGCGGTTATCCAGGGGCTCGTCGGCGGATTGGTGGGTGTGGTGCTTGGCATCCTGCTCGCGGCGCTGCGCGGATTGGCGGAATACGGCCTGCTGGTGACCAGCGGGTTCGCGGTGTTGACCGATGTGGCGATGGCGACACTGCTGGCGTTGAGTGTGGGTATCGGGTTGGCGGCGGTGGCGGCGATCGGCCCGTCGTGGGTCGCGGCGCGGCTGGCGCCGATGGAAGCGATGCGGGTGGAGTAG
- the erpA gene encoding iron-sulfur cluster insertion protein ErpA, with amino-acid sequence MAIKLTESAAREIKTIIEQQELDAETICLRVGVKGGGCSGFSYLLDLTEQSRENDEQFKEGGITVVCDPKSYLYLNGTTIDFKDEVMGRGFVFNNPNATSSCGCGSSFSA; translated from the coding sequence ATGGCCATCAAGCTGACTGAATCGGCAGCGCGGGAAATTAAGACGATTATCGAACAGCAGGAGCTGGATGCAGAAACGATCTGCCTTCGCGTGGGCGTGAAGGGCGGGGGCTGCTCGGGTTTTTCGTATCTGCTGGACCTGACTGAGCAGAGCCGTGAGAACGACGAGCAGTTTAAAGAGGGTGGCATTACGGTGGTCTGCGACCCCAAGAGCTACCTTTATCTCAATGGCACGACCATCGATTTCAAGGACGAGGTGATGGGGCGTGGCTTCGTGTTTAACAACCCGAATGCAACGAGCTCGTGTGGTTGTGGCAGCTCGTTCAGTGCGTAA
- a CDS encoding FtsX-like permease family protein has product MLLAWLLVALLPVAGVHADQFQADLEALTQHPHRLSGTEEGRAAATYIEQRLAQIGIEQVLPLEMPVWQTQVEHCELIVGGQRVPLSPIRPNIIANPVTPAEGLSGRVMYVGDGEIGSYGTRSPDGAIVVLDYGSHDNWAVAFALGAQAVIFLDHGDGATPIQPKHTGLPANFVRLYAHVDDLAEVGIDLTADHDEAVVHSHVTWQRQLGRNIIARIPGTDPGFIAGRNDDEAIVLAVHYDSFGVVPTRSPAARSAANIAALLEAAEGLVNDPPRRDVILMFLDNQARYHQGAREVYTALTITDREHTNLNQQHLDEQRFVRAMASRLDEEGLQFTPTGSEGHRLSQALQDEANFARVDIVHELRQLRLKARPMQAELEAMGVDPETDEPVDNPRAQALLDQVQPLLEQVEQLHVASLRWDEIRRALHRNALAAFAADQQAYAAGRFESDEAQRWNTEQRQHAQAEAQLFVEIFDRLQARASGRFERRLTELVTLIRIDEQRDAIRSALADPWIVAHVSYDLADGSGVWGPVVGDWTTRLHRHTAPSASADNPGYYGRVLAALRDARDRLDQPIAVDDRLMRDPTLGMSFAPRPFVHSGAIAGIHRIYNFSMMTGHDGRLRDGHPADTVDALDWARLRGQATEATALLHAAANREAISLSRVFRSEYRLKLPGWSNGRPTGDYARLQVVGGLAEDRPASGAMLAIWPSAAATGAASWTSMAEAMAVPSFEPVMYEATDENGRFRLVTARNDQFTSLLALGATFDEQGKMRAVSSMASLLQDASATMQVTMFLGRGYAISEFGGFRIRPQQLHVLKASTDAALRDIQSLWGQLAPHTFFFVADQEFDDRIKLFQPLGPVVLGIDDDNDSGVGLSASGFFQRPVWLSPRRTTDLEMLNEYRLRQLRDRGVTQADLESLQAAGTRARDRAEQAESVREREAAHQQAAALFQKVYTPLRQAMDDLVHAIVMLLLLAIPFAFAMERLLVCATSVYGRISGFTVIFLVTFGMLYFMHPGFAIAATPVIIFLAFAIILLSSIVIYILVRKFRLELKAIQGHRVGLHDVEVSRMGTMLAAVGMGMSTMRRRPTRTFLTAVTVVMLTFTILGFASFSRTVGVRTVYQGPVGETMPAGVLMRHLDYSELPRGTLRLMAGQTGETGYAAGHWWRMRSDGSGATLQIARPRDGEALSLSAIMGLSLEELDRWPALAAVFGDDADMDEVKSNLANGGVYLPRVYEELLDLEVGDTVLVDGERVRFAGAFQGATLQRLRHLDGHSVLPVDFQDTAAAMGAEEAEEEELIMADEVDRDFVHLSADQVAIAADRTVRRMGGELHMVTLYPDEQDDTLAKGRELAQMLVMPVWAAGPDGVERMILTVLTEVTGGIALLVPVLLGGLIIFGTLLGSISDREKEIYTFSALGLSPQHVGVLFFAEAAVYAVVGGMGGQLLAQVVALVLGWLHNAGIITMTESINYSSTNAMFAIGVVMATVLISAIYPAMRASKSANPGLARAWRMPQPEGDHLHLVFPFTVSAYDITGVVSFLAEHFRRHDDAGLGSFAASNVSIGRDADGNLQLSAELALAPFDLGVTQHMKLAAKPSDIEGVDEVAIDADRLSGARGDWIRANRVFMADLRKQFLLWRTLSNEMIEQYRMQTMTALEDVDAEAVAQREEASSAGSQSGQGSPLM; this is encoded by the coding sequence TTGCTCCTTGCCTGGCTGTTGGTGGCGTTGTTGCCGGTGGCTGGCGTGCACGCCGACCAGTTTCAGGCCGACCTTGAAGCGCTGACGCAGCACCCGCATCGACTCTCCGGCACGGAGGAAGGTCGCGCGGCGGCGACGTATATCGAACAGCGGCTGGCGCAGATCGGCATTGAGCAGGTGCTGCCGTTGGAGATGCCGGTCTGGCAGACGCAGGTCGAGCATTGCGAGCTGATCGTCGGTGGTCAGCGTGTGCCGCTTTCACCCATCCGCCCGAACATCATCGCGAACCCTGTTACGCCCGCGGAAGGGCTCAGCGGGCGCGTGATGTATGTGGGCGATGGTGAGATTGGCAGTTACGGCACGCGCTCGCCGGACGGGGCGATCGTCGTGCTCGATTATGGGAGCCATGACAACTGGGCGGTAGCGTTCGCGCTGGGCGCGCAGGCGGTGATCTTTCTCGATCACGGCGATGGTGCGACGCCGATCCAGCCTAAGCATACCGGCCTGCCTGCCAACTTCGTTCGGTTGTACGCCCACGTTGACGACCTGGCCGAGGTGGGCATCGACCTGACGGCGGACCACGACGAGGCGGTGGTGCACAGCCATGTGACGTGGCAGCGCCAACTCGGGCGGAACATCATCGCCCGCATCCCCGGCACGGACCCGGGCTTCATCGCCGGCCGGAATGATGACGAAGCGATCGTGCTCGCGGTGCACTACGACAGCTTTGGTGTCGTGCCGACGCGCAGCCCGGCGGCGCGGTCGGCGGCGAACATTGCAGCGTTGCTGGAAGCGGCTGAAGGTCTGGTCAACGATCCGCCGCGGCGCGATGTGATCCTGATGTTCCTGGATAACCAGGCTCGCTATCACCAGGGCGCTCGCGAGGTCTATACCGCGCTGACGATCACTGACCGAGAGCACACGAACCTGAACCAGCAGCACTTGGACGAGCAACGGTTCGTACGGGCGATGGCGTCACGGCTGGATGAGGAGGGGTTGCAGTTCACGCCGACGGGTTCGGAAGGTCATCGGCTGTCGCAGGCGTTGCAGGATGAGGCGAACTTTGCGCGGGTCGACATTGTTCACGAACTGCGGCAGTTGCGGCTGAAAGCTCGGCCGATGCAGGCCGAGTTGGAGGCGATGGGCGTTGATCCGGAAACGGACGAGCCAGTGGACAACCCGCGGGCGCAGGCGTTGCTCGACCAGGTTCAGCCGTTGCTTGAGCAGGTGGAACAGTTGCACGTGGCATCACTGCGATGGGACGAAATTCGGCGGGCGTTGCACCGCAATGCACTGGCAGCGTTTGCCGCCGATCAGCAGGCGTACGCGGCGGGGCGTTTCGAGTCGGACGAGGCCCAGCGCTGGAACACAGAGCAGCGGCAACATGCCCAGGCCGAAGCCCAGCTTTTCGTTGAAATTTTCGATCGGCTGCAAGCGCGAGCAAGCGGACGGTTCGAGCGTCGGTTAACGGAGCTTGTCACGCTGATTCGGATTGACGAGCAGCGGGATGCGATTCGTTCGGCGCTGGCGGATCCGTGGATCGTGGCGCATGTCAGTTATGACTTGGCCGACGGCAGCGGCGTGTGGGGGCCGGTGGTGGGAGACTGGACGACGCGCCTGCATCGTCACACGGCACCGAGCGCTTCGGCGGACAACCCGGGCTACTACGGCCGAGTGCTCGCCGCGCTGCGTGATGCACGCGATCGGTTGGACCAGCCCATCGCGGTGGATGATCGACTGATGCGCGACCCGACGCTGGGCATGAGCTTCGCGCCGCGGCCGTTCGTTCATAGCGGTGCGATCGCCGGCATTCACCGCATCTACAACTTTTCAATGATGACCGGGCACGACGGCCGACTGCGTGACGGCCACCCGGCCGACACGGTTGATGCGCTGGACTGGGCACGGCTGCGCGGGCAGGCGACCGAAGCGACCGCACTGCTGCATGCCGCCGCCAACCGTGAAGCGATTTCGCTGTCCCGCGTGTTTCGCTCGGAATATCGTCTCAAGCTGCCGGGGTGGAGCAACGGTCGGCCGACGGGCGATTATGCCCGGCTGCAAGTGGTCGGCGGTCTGGCGGAAGACCGACCGGCGAGCGGGGCGATGCTGGCGATCTGGCCCAGCGCGGCCGCGACCGGAGCCGCGTCGTGGACCAGCATGGCCGAGGCCATGGCCGTACCGTCGTTCGAGCCGGTGATGTATGAAGCGACGGATGAGAACGGGCGGTTTCGGCTGGTGACTGCTCGCAACGATCAGTTTACAAGTCTCCTGGCGCTGGGCGCGACGTTCGACGAGCAAGGCAAGATGCGGGCCGTGTCGTCGATGGCGAGTCTGCTCCAGGATGCCAGCGCGACGATGCAGGTGACGATGTTCCTCGGCCGGGGGTACGCAATTTCGGAGTTCGGCGGGTTTCGCATCCGCCCGCAGCAGCTTCACGTGCTCAAGGCGAGTACGGACGCGGCGCTGCGCGACATTCAGAGCCTGTGGGGGCAACTCGCCCCACACACGTTCTTCTTTGTGGCGGACCAGGAGTTCGACGACCGGATCAAACTTTTTCAACCGTTGGGCCCGGTTGTGCTGGGGATCGACGATGACAACGATAGCGGCGTAGGACTTTCCGCATCGGGATTTTTCCAACGGCCGGTCTGGTTGAGCCCGCGGCGGACCACGGACCTGGAGATGCTCAATGAGTATCGTCTGCGGCAATTGCGTGACCGTGGCGTGACACAGGCGGACCTTGAGTCGTTGCAGGCCGCCGGCACGCGAGCCCGCGACCGGGCAGAGCAGGCCGAGTCTGTACGCGAACGCGAAGCGGCGCATCAGCAGGCAGCGGCTCTGTTCCAGAAGGTATATACCCCGTTACGCCAGGCGATGGACGACCTGGTGCACGCGATTGTCATGCTGCTGTTGCTGGCGATTCCCTTCGCGTTCGCGATGGAACGTCTGCTGGTGTGCGCGACCAGCGTCTACGGGCGGATCAGCGGGTTTACGGTGATCTTTCTGGTGACATTCGGCATGCTGTATTTCATGCACCCGGGTTTCGCTATCGCTGCGACGCCGGTCATCATCTTTCTTGCCTTTGCGATCATCCTGCTTTCGAGCATCGTGATTTACATTCTGGTGCGCAAGTTCCGCCTGGAACTCAAAGCGATTCAAGGCCATCGCGTCGGCCTGCATGATGTGGAAGTGTCGCGGATGGGCACGATGCTTGCCGCGGTGGGCATGGGCATGAGCACGATGCGCCGCCGCCCGACGCGAACGTTCCTGACCGCGGTCACGGTGGTGATGCTCACGTTCACGATCCTCGGCTTCGCCAGCTTCAGCCGGACGGTCGGCGTGCGAACCGTTTACCAGGGGCCGGTTGGCGAAACCATGCCCGCCGGCGTACTGATGCGCCATCTCGACTACTCCGAACTGCCGCGCGGCACGCTTCGTCTGATGGCGGGGCAGACGGGCGAGACCGGCTACGCCGCAGGCCACTGGTGGCGAATGCGCTCGGATGGCAGCGGCGCCACGCTTCAAATCGCCCGGCCGCGGGATGGCGAAGCGCTGAGTCTCAGTGCCATCATGGGCCTGTCGCTGGAAGAGCTGGACCGTTGGCCCGCGCTGGCGGCGGTGTTCGGCGATGACGCGGACATGGACGAAGTCAAGTCGAACCTCGCCAACGGCGGCGTGTACCTGCCGCGCGTTTACGAGGAACTGCTCGACCTGGAGGTGGGCGATACCGTTCTGGTTGATGGTGAACGTGTGCGGTTTGCCGGCGCGTTCCAGGGCGCTACGCTGCAACGGCTGCGACATCTCGATGGGCACTCCGTCCTGCCAGTGGATTTTCAGGATACCGCCGCAGCCATGGGCGCGGAGGAAGCGGAAGAAGAAGAGCTGATCATGGCTGACGAAGTCGACCGCGACTTCGTGCATCTCAGTGCCGATCAGGTCGCCATTGCCGCCGACCGGACGGTGCGGCGCATGGGTGGCGAACTGCACATGGTCACCCTCTACCCCGACGAGCAGGATGACACGCTCGCGAAGGGGCGCGAGCTTGCGCAGATGCTGGTGATGCCCGTCTGGGCGGCGGGGCCTGACGGCGTGGAACGCATGATCCTCACTGTGCTCACGGAAGTCACCGGCGGCATCGCGCTGCTCGTGCCCGTGCTGCTGGGCGGGCTGATCATCTTCGGCACGCTGCTTGGCTCGATCAGCGACCGCGAGAAGGAAATCTACACCTTCAGCGCGCTGGGCCTTTCGCCGCAGCACGTGGGCGTGTTGTTCTTCGCGGAAGCAGCGGTGTACGCCGTGGTCGGCGGGATGGGCGGACAGCTGCTCGCGCAGGTGGTGGCGCTCGTGCTCGGTTGGCTGCATAACGCGGGCATCATCACGATGACCGAGTCCATCAATTATTCTTCAACCAACGCGATGTTCGCCATCGGCGTGGTGATGGCGACCGTGCTGATCTCGGCGATCTATCCTGCCATGCGTGCGAGCAAGAGCGCCAACCCCGGCCTCGCCCGTGCGTGGCGGATGCCTCAGCCCGAGGGCGATCATCTGCACCTGGTGTTCCCCTTCACCGTGTCGGCCTATGACATCACGGGCGTCGTCAGCTTTCTGGCGGAGCACTTCCGACGACACGACGACGCGGGCCTGGGCAGCTTTGCGGCGAGCAACGTATCCATCGGCCGAGATGCCGATGGCAACCTGCAACTGTCCGCCGAACTGGCGCTGGCGCCGTTCGATCTGGGTGTGACGCAGCACATGAAGCTGGCTGCCAAGCCCTCGGACATCGAGGGCGTGGACGAGGTCGCCATTGACGCCGACCGCCTCAGCGGGGCGCGCGGCGACTGGATTCGCGCCAATCGAGTGTTCATGGCGGACCTTCGCAAGCAGTTCCTGCTCTGGCGTACGTTGAGCAACGAAATGATCGAGCAGTACCGGATGCAGACGATGACGGCGTTGGAAGATGTCGACGCCGAGGCGGTCGCGCAGCGTGAAGAAGCGTCTTCCGCGGGATCGCAGTCGGGGCAAGGTTCGCCTTTGATGTAG